AAGCGCCGCATCGCGCCCAGCGCGTCCTGGCGGACGCTGCCCATCCATACGTGCAGCACGCGCGCCTCGGGGACGTAGACGGCGCGCCACCCGGCCTTCCGCGCGCGCCGGCAGAAGTCCACCTCGTCGAAGAACATGAACAGGTCCTCGTCCAGGCCGCCGATCCGATCCAGGACCTCGCTGCGCGTCATCAGGCACGCGCCGCAGATGACGTCGACGTCGGCCATCCCGGTGAAGTCCGTCCGGCCGTACGACTGCAAGTCGTACCGGGCGCGGTAGAGATTGTGCAGGCCCAGGACGCCGACGGCCTCGCGGAGCACGCCCGGGAAGCAGGAGCCGGTGGGCGCCGGCTCGCCCGTCGGGGTCAGGAGCATCGGCCCGACCACGCCCACGTCGCGATGCTCGTCCAGGAAGGCCATCAACCGCTGCAGCGCCCCCTCGCGGACCTCGGTGTCCGGGTTGAGCAGCACGACGTAGCGCCCGCGTGCGAGCGCGATGCCCTGGTTGTTCCCGCGGCAAAAGCCCGCGTTCTGGCGGTTCTCCACGAGCCGCGCGCCCGGGAACTCGGCGCGAACCATCGCCGCGCTGTCGTCGCGTGAAGCGTTGTCGACGACGATCACCTCATATCGAACGCCGTCGAGGGTCTCGTGGAGGGAGCGCAAGCAGTTGCGGAGCAGGTCGCGCACGTTCCAGTTCACGATGATGACGGACAGGTCCATCGGCTCTGACGCAACCTCCTGCGTATGACGCAACCGGCCGGGCGCCGGGGCGAGCCCGGCCGGCCCTGTGGGTGTCGGCTGCTCCACAGGATACGGACAGGCGGAGCGTGTCTCCTCCCCTGACCTGGCTGGCCGGTCCAGGTTGCCTCGGCGTGTCCATATGGGTTATACTACTGCCTGCAACCGGCATTGTGCTTCGCGCCGACCGAGGTGGAACAAGGATGCGAGAGGGCATACACCCGAAATACGAGAAGGCTGTCGTGACGTGCGCGTGCGGCAACACGTTCGAAACGCGCTCAACGAAGCCCACCATACGCGTGGAGATCTGCTCCAACTGCCACCCGTTCTACACGGGCAAGCAGAAGATCGTGGACACCGAGGGGCGGGTGGAGAAGTTCCTTCAGAAATACAAGATGAAGTAGGCGTCCCGCCGAGCGCCGCGTCCGGTGCGGAGACGGGCGCTCTCGCCGCCGAGGAGTTGCATGGGAGACTACCTGCAGTACGGCGGCCAGGCCGTCATCGAGGGCGTGATGATGCGGAGCCCGCGGTTCGTGGCCATCGCCTGCCGGCGGCCCGACGGTGGCATCACCGTGCACGAGGAGCCGATCAGCGGGTCGATCCTTGGCCGGCTCCGATGGCTCAACCGGCCGCTCCTCCGTGGGACCCTGGCCCTCGTGGACGCGATGGTGCTCGGGATGCGCGCGCTGCGCTTCTCGGCAAGCGTGCAGGCCGAGGCGATCGGTGGCTGCGCGGCCGAGGCGGGCGCGTCGACGTCACCGCGTGGTCGGCTCAACGACATCTGGATCGCCGGCACGCTCGCCTTCGCCTTCGTTTTCGGCACCACGCTGTTCATTGCGCTTCCCACGCTAATGACCCAGCTTGTCCAGGCGCGCCTGGGCATCGGAGGCAGCGTGGCTCGAAACGCGGTCGATGGCGTGATCCGCATCGCAATCTTCCTTGGCTACATCGGGCTGATCTCGCGCATGGAGAACATCCGCCGCGTTTTCCAGTACCATGGGGCCGAGCACAAGGCGATCAACACCCTCGAGGGCGGGCGGCCGCTGGTGATGGAGGCCTGCCTGATCGCGTCGCGCATCCACCCTCGCTGCGGCACGAGCTTCGTTATCGTGGTGCTGCTGGCCAGCATTCTGGTGCATTCGCTCTTCCCACGGCCGGACGCGGCGCCGGTGCGCATCGCCCTGCACACGGCCCTGATCCCGGTCGTGGCGGGGCTCGCCTACGAGATCATCAAGATGGCCGGCCGGATGCGCAACGCGACCCCCTTGCGCGTGCTGCTGGCCCCGGGTCTCTGGAGCCAGCGACTGACGACGCGCGAGCCCGACGCGGAGCAGGTCGAGGTTGCCCTCTGCGCCCTGAACGCCGTGCTGGCGCGCGAGGAGGGCAGGGAGCCCGCGCTGCCGGAACCCGGCGTGCCCGCCGCCGTCGCCTAGCCGCCGACCATCACCCGGGGTCGCCCTCGCCACCGTTCGCCGGTTGCGGGGGCGCTCTTGCGTGTCGACCCCGTTCCGGTAGGGGACGAGCGCGACCTGGAGCAACACATTGCCACTGGAACCCGCCATACCGAAACTGGATGAGCTCGAAGCCCGTTACGAAGCGCTTGCGCAGCAGATGATGACGCCGGAGGTCGCCGCCGACCCGCACCAGTATCACCGGATCAACAAGTCCTGGAGCGATCTAACGGAGGTGGTGGAGGCCTATCGCGAGTACCGCGGCGTCTGCCGGGAGATCGTCGATACCGAGGAGTTGCTCGCCGACGCCGAGATGCGCGAGCTGGCTCAGGCCGACCTGGAGGCGTTGCGCCCGCGCCTGGGCGCGCTCGAGGACCGGCTGAAGCTGCTCCTGATGCCGCGCGACCCGAACGACGAGAAGAGCGTGATCGTCGAGATCCGGCCGGCGGCCGGCGGTGAGGAGGCCGCGCTCTTCGCGGGCGACCTTCTGCGCATGTACACGCGCTACGCCGAGCGCCGCGGCTGGAAGGTCGAGGTGATGAGCGCCCAGGAGACCGGCATCGGCGGCTTCAGCGACGCCGTGCTCTCGATCCAGGGCAGGGGAGCCTATAGCCAGCTGAAGTTCGAGAGCGGCGTTCACCGCGTGCAGCGCGTCCCGGTCACCGAATCGAGCGGCCGCATCCACACCTCGACGGTCACCGTGGCCGTCCTGCCCGAGGCCGAGGAGGTGGAGGTGCAGATCAACCCAAACGACATCGACATGGACGTCTACCATTCCTCGAGCGCCGGCGGCCAGAACGTCCAGAAGGTCGCTACAGCCATCCGGATCCTGCACAAGCCCAGCGGCATCGTCGTGACGTGCCAGGACGAGCGCAGCCAGCTACAGAACAAGGAGAAGGCGATGCGGATGCTGCGCGCCCGGCTCTACGAGCGCGAGTTGAGCGCGCGCACCGCCGAGCGCACCGAGACCCGGCGCTCGCAGGTGGGCTCCGGCGATCGATCGGAGAAGATCCGCACGTATAACTTCCCGGATGGACGCGTTACGGACCACCGCGTCGGCGTGACCATCTACAACATGCCGCAGATTCTTGACGGCGGGCTCCAGCCGTTCGTTGACGCGCTGGTGACCGCCGATCAGGCCGATCGGCTGGGGGGCAGCGAGGGGTAGCGCCGGTGACGCGGCCCGAGCGACCGGAATGGACCTTGCTGCGCGAGGCAGCGGAGCGGCTGCGCGCTGCCGGCACCGACTCGCCGCTGATGGAGGCAGGGCTCCTTCTCGCCTACGCAGCGGGCGTCCGTCGCCTGGACGTGCTGGCCGGAACTCTGGAACCGCCGGATGCCGACGTGCGTGCGCGCTTTCGCGCCGTGGTGGCGCGGCGCGCCGAGCGGGTGCCTCTCGCGTATCTGCTCGGCCGGCAGGAGTTCTATGGCCGCGCCTTGGAGGTAACGCCGGCCACCCTCGTCCCGAGACCGGAGACAGAGCTCCTGGTGGAGTTCGGCATGAGTACGGTCGGCGACGGGGCCGGCGCCCTGGCGATCGACGTCGGAACGGGCGGCGGCTGCATCGCGGTCAGCGTGGCGGCGGGGGCGCCGGGGGCCCGCGTGCTGGCGGTCGATCTGTCTCTGGAAGCGCTGCGGGTCGCGACCCGCAATGCCGAGCGACTGGGTGTCGGGTCGCGCGTAGCGTGCGTCCGGGGCGACCTGCTCGCGCCCGTGGCGAGCGGTTCGGCGGCGGTCGTGCTCTCGAACCCGCCCTACGTGGCCACGGATGACCTGGCCGGTCTTCAGCCAGAGGTGCGCGACCACGAACCCCGGCTTGCGTTGGACGGAGGTCCGGACGGCCTCTCCATCCACCGTCGGCTGGCGCGAGACGCGCGGCGCGCGCTCCGGCCGGACGGCTGGCTCGCGGTGGAGGTCGGGGCCGGTCAGGCCGCGGCGGTCGCCGCGTTGCTGCGCGGCGAGGGCTACACACACGTTGCCGCGCAGCGCGACCTGGCCGGCATTGAGCGGATGGTCCGCGGGCGGCGCGGGCGCGCGTGAGGCGGCCGGCGCACGGCCGGGAGGTGGGAACGGTTGCCAGACGAACCCGAAGGCGCTGTGCCGCTGGAGCATCCCGCCATGGCGGCGTCCGCCGCACCGACGATCGCCTGCCACGGGCTGACCAAGCAGTTCGGTTCGCTGCGGGCAGTGGACGACCTGAGCCTCGCGGTGTATCCCGGCGAGTTGTTCGGCTTCCTTGGCCCCAACGGCGCCGGCAAGACGACGACCATCAAGATGATGGCGGGCCTGCTCCGACCGACGGCGGGCACGGCCACCATCGGCGGGTACGACATCCAGGTGGAGCCGCTTCGCGCCAAGGCCATCCTGGGCTACATCCCAGATAACCCGTTCCTCTATGAGAAGCTCACCGGCCAGGAGTTCCTGAACTTCATGGCCGACCTCTACTCGGTGGCCACACGCAACCGCGCGCGGCGCATCGACGACCTCCTGCGGCTGTTCGAGCTCCAGGACAAGGGCGGGGAGCTGATCCAGGGCTACTCGCGCGGCATGCGGCAGAAGATCGCCCTCGCCGGGGCCTTGATCCATCAGCCGAGCGTCATCTTCCTGGACGAGCCGACGGTGGGCCTGGACCCCAAGAGCGCACGCCTGATGAAAGATGTGCTCCGCCAGCTCTGCCGGGACGGCACGACGGTGTTCGTCTCCACGCACATCCTGGAGATCGCGGAGCGAATGTGTGATCGCTTCGGCATCATCCACCGCGGCCGACTGGTGGCGCTCGGGACGATGAACGAGCTCCGTGAGCGGGCCGCCTCCGATACCAAGAGCCTCGAGGACATCTTCCTGGAGCTCACCAGTGGCGAGGAGCTGGGGGACCTGATCCGCTACCTCAGCTAGGAGCGAGCCGTCATGCCGGACCTGACGTCGAAGGAAGCCATGTACCTGGTCCTCGCCGCCCTCGCGGTGATCGGCCTGGTCGTGGTCGTCGACTTCGTCCTGTTTCTGGCGTGGGCGATCCGCAAGGAGGCCGTAGATGCAGGGCAGGCCCGCCCGATCTTCGCCCCCAAGTGGAGCCTGGCCGATCCGTGGATCGGTGGTCAGCTCGCGCTGATCCTGGTGGCGACCCTCACAGGCGGAATCGCGGCGGTAGCCGGGTACATTTCGGGCGGCATGAGGCTTGCCGGTGGGGGCCTGACTCGCGCGGCGCTCTGGGCCATGCTGATCAGCGTGGCGGCGCAGAACGTCGTGCTGGTCGGGGTCTCGGGCTGGTATCTGTTCCGCAAGTACCGCGCGACGGCGGCCGAGGTGGGCCTTACGCGTCCGTCGGCGAGACTGGTGGTTA
This portion of the Chthonomonadales bacterium genome encodes:
- a CDS encoding glycosyltransferase family 2 protein, which encodes MDLSVIIVNWNVRDLLRNCLRSLHETLDGVRYEVIVVDNASRDDSAAMVRAEFPGARLVENRQNAGFCRGNNQGIALARGRYVVLLNPDTEVREGALQRLMAFLDEHRDVGVVGPMLLTPTGEPAPTGSCFPGVLREAVGVLGLHNLYRARYDLQSYGRTDFTGMADVDVICGACLMTRSEVLDRIGGLDEDLFMFFDEVDFCRRARKAGWRAVYVPEARVLHVWMGSVRQDALGAMRRFYRAQFVYFRKHHGLAAALLLRVLGLGALAGRAARITGVRWRDALLRGRGKPGPP
- the rpmE gene encoding 50S ribosomal protein L31 — encoded protein: MREGIHPKYEKAVVTCACGNTFETRSTKPTIRVEICSNCHPFYTGKQKIVDTEGRVEKFLQKYKMK
- the prmC gene encoding peptide chain release factor N(5)-glutamine methyltransferase is translated as MLREAAERLRAAGTDSPLMEAGLLLAYAAGVRRLDVLAGTLEPPDADVRARFRAVVARRAERVPLAYLLGRQEFYGRALEVTPATLVPRPETELLVEFGMSTVGDGAGALAIDVGTGGGCIAVSVAAGAPGARVLAVDLSLEALRVATRNAERLGVGSRVACVRGDLLAPVASGSAAVVLSNPPYVATDDLAGLQPEVRDHEPRLALDGGPDGLSIHRRLARDARRALRPDGWLAVEVGAGQAAAVAALLRGEGYTHVAAQRDLAGIERMVRGRRGRA
- a CDS encoding ABC transporter ATP-binding protein, which translates into the protein MAASAAPTIACHGLTKQFGSLRAVDDLSLAVYPGELFGFLGPNGAGKTTTIKMMAGLLRPTAGTATIGGYDIQVEPLRAKAILGYIPDNPFLYEKLTGQEFLNFMADLYSVATRNRARRIDDLLRLFELQDKGGELIQGYSRGMRQKIALAGALIHQPSVIFLDEPTVGLDPKSARLMKDVLRQLCRDGTTVFVSTHILEIAERMCDRFGIIHRGRLVALGTMNELRERAASDTKSLEDIFLELTSGEELGDLIRYLS
- a CDS encoding DUF1385 domain-containing protein, which translates into the protein MGDYLQYGGQAVIEGVMMRSPRFVAIACRRPDGGITVHEEPISGSILGRLRWLNRPLLRGTLALVDAMVLGMRALRFSASVQAEAIGGCAAEAGASTSPRGRLNDIWIAGTLAFAFVFGTTLFIALPTLMTQLVQARLGIGGSVARNAVDGVIRIAIFLGYIGLISRMENIRRVFQYHGAEHKAINTLEGGRPLVMEACLIASRIHPRCGTSFVIVVLLASILVHSLFPRPDAAPVRIALHTALIPVVAGLAYEIIKMAGRMRNATPLRVLLAPGLWSQRLTTREPDAEQVEVALCALNAVLAREEGREPALPEPGVPAAVA
- the prfA gene encoding peptide chain release factor 1: MPLEPAIPKLDELEARYEALAQQMMTPEVAADPHQYHRINKSWSDLTEVVEAYREYRGVCREIVDTEELLADAEMRELAQADLEALRPRLGALEDRLKLLLMPRDPNDEKSVIVEIRPAAGGEEAALFAGDLLRMYTRYAERRGWKVEVMSAQETGIGGFSDAVLSIQGRGAYSQLKFESGVHRVQRVPVTESSGRIHTSTVTVAVLPEAEEVEVQINPNDIDMDVYHSSSAGGQNVQKVATAIRILHKPSGIVVTCQDERSQLQNKEKAMRMLRARLYERELSARTAERTETRRSQVGSGDRSEKIRTYNFPDGRVTDHRVGVTIYNMPQILDGGLQPFVDALVTADQADRLGGSEG